The Micromonospora krabiensis genome window below encodes:
- a CDS encoding M14 family zinc carboxypeptidase — MSATALTLLVGLTPALGGTPAGARPPSPAPCSTDPTARLSRVPSPEATLGFPLGLGQERVVTNDEIRTYLRAVDVASDRVVTGVLGSSALGQPLPYAVVSNERHVRPAALREIAEDVRDLRDPRRTSRKEAARTAADSPAIVWVTGNVHGGEKSGADAALKTLYELAAGLSCAVAQRNDNLVTIIVPTQNPDGRDASRRQNEFGFDLNRDWFARTQRETDAKLELMRRYPPQVFIDAHEMGGDQYFFPPNADPIHHEIAGEAVDWINRIGEANKAGFGYNGACDDVVTSECYFNYDTYDLFFMGYGDTVPAAGFGAAGMTFEKGSASAVADRVQQQFHTQWSTLGWAAANKHEVLTDYFRIWTDALAQGRAGALEPNEVVQPTNEVQFPVPDVKIRSYFLLPDRQLADVRQLVERLRRMDVEVYEVRQPTRLRQARIFGGRSATNVTVPKGAYWIPMEQPQKHWIQAIMGEDPYTPFPYFYDVSSWSNPLLMGVPTLYTADDVRPKAQLVRAIEGGRSGLAWHRGSYGYPLDSAAAAELTFRLLDRGVPLVRDADGATVRLAANRLTREVDDLAESLGVTLTPGGPASGTPLARPDVGLFQGTGISTTSGSHGEARYVLGQRWGLDLKPVTTADINDNTPAFTGRTVLLVPDGSSATGGLTEAGQANLRAWVAQGHTYLGLRNEGTRLARAAGLTSTTEKPKPAGYTVIGSHLRVDVDHDSPVAVGRPAEDFEFNNNDPILNPSTTGTNVLRYPTGDTFWANGYTVGADALRGTAALVDEPTGDGRAVLFAFNPLFRAYNEIGLHLVANALLAPTGAGAAGRSAGPTPAAVDPARAAAAAVAVPENLGGEWRPITIEVAGADLARARTVVERFTGTARTSTAGDSAYLVIPNPAGLLADEHPFLGNLVRALRNAHIPLHSVVA, encoded by the coding sequence GTGAGCGCCACCGCCCTCACCCTCCTGGTCGGCCTCACGCCCGCGCTGGGCGGCACGCCGGCCGGGGCCCGCCCGCCCTCCCCCGCCCCGTGCAGCACCGATCCCACCGCCCGCCTGTCCCGCGTACCCAGCCCCGAGGCGACGCTCGGCTTCCCCCTCGGCCTCGGCCAGGAGCGCGTGGTCACCAACGACGAGATCCGGACCTACCTGCGGGCCGTGGACGTCGCCTCCGACCGGGTGGTCACCGGTGTGCTGGGCAGCAGTGCCCTCGGCCAACCGCTGCCGTACGCGGTGGTGTCCAACGAACGCCACGTCCGCCCGGCCGCGCTGCGCGAGATCGCCGAGGACGTACGGGACCTGCGGGACCCGCGCCGGACGAGCCGGAAGGAGGCGGCGCGGACCGCCGCCGACAGCCCGGCCATCGTCTGGGTGACCGGCAACGTCCACGGCGGGGAGAAGAGCGGCGCGGACGCGGCGCTCAAGACGCTGTACGAGCTGGCGGCCGGCCTGTCCTGCGCCGTCGCCCAGCGCAACGACAACCTGGTCACGATCATCGTGCCCACCCAGAACCCGGACGGCCGGGACGCGAGCCGCCGGCAGAACGAGTTCGGCTTCGACCTGAACCGCGACTGGTTCGCCCGGACCCAGCGCGAGACCGACGCCAAGCTGGAGCTGATGCGCCGGTATCCACCCCAGGTCTTCATCGACGCGCACGAGATGGGCGGCGACCAGTACTTCTTCCCGCCCAACGCCGACCCCATCCACCACGAGATCGCCGGCGAGGCGGTCGACTGGATCAACCGGATCGGCGAGGCCAACAAGGCGGGCTTCGGCTACAACGGCGCCTGCGACGACGTCGTCACCAGCGAGTGCTACTTCAACTACGACACCTACGACCTGTTCTTCATGGGCTACGGCGACACGGTCCCGGCCGCCGGGTTCGGCGCCGCCGGCATGACCTTCGAGAAGGGCAGCGCGTCCGCCGTCGCCGACCGGGTGCAGCAGCAGTTCCACACCCAGTGGTCGACGCTCGGCTGGGCGGCCGCCAACAAGCACGAGGTGCTCACCGACTACTTCCGGATCTGGACGGACGCCCTGGCCCAGGGCCGGGCCGGCGCGCTGGAGCCCAACGAGGTGGTGCAACCCACCAACGAGGTCCAGTTCCCGGTGCCGGACGTGAAGATCCGGTCGTACTTCCTGCTGCCCGACCGGCAGCTCGCCGACGTGCGGCAACTGGTCGAGCGGCTACGCCGGATGGACGTCGAGGTGTACGAGGTCCGCCAGCCGACCCGGCTGCGCCAGGCGCGGATCTTCGGCGGGCGCAGCGCCACGAACGTGACCGTGCCGAAGGGCGCCTACTGGATCCCGATGGAACAGCCGCAGAAGCACTGGATCCAGGCGATCATGGGCGAGGACCCGTACACGCCGTTCCCGTACTTCTACGACGTCTCGTCCTGGAGCAACCCCCTGCTGATGGGCGTGCCGACCCTCTACACCGCCGACGACGTCCGGCCGAAGGCGCAACTGGTCCGCGCGATCGAGGGCGGCCGGTCGGGCCTCGCCTGGCACCGCGGCTCGTACGGCTACCCGCTGGACTCGGCGGCGGCCGCCGAGTTGACCTTCCGGCTGCTGGACCGGGGCGTACCGCTGGTCCGTGACGCGGACGGCGCCACCGTCCGGCTGGCCGCGAACCGGCTGACCCGGGAGGTCGACGATCTCGCCGAGTCGCTGGGCGTGACCCTCACGCCGGGCGGGCCGGCCAGCGGCACTCCACTGGCCCGTCCCGACGTGGGCCTGTTCCAGGGCACCGGCATCTCCACCACGTCCGGCTCCCACGGCGAGGCCCGCTACGTGCTGGGCCAGCGGTGGGGACTGGACCTGAAGCCGGTGACCACGGCCGACATCAACGACAACACGCCGGCCTTCACCGGGCGTACGGTGCTGCTGGTGCCCGACGGCAGCAGCGCGACCGGTGGGCTCACCGAAGCCGGGCAGGCCAACCTGCGCGCCTGGGTCGCCCAGGGCCACACCTACCTCGGGCTGCGCAACGAGGGCACCCGGCTCGCCCGGGCGGCCGGGCTCACGTCCACGACCGAGAAGCCGAAGCCGGCCGGCTACACGGTGATCGGCTCGCACCTTCGGGTCGACGTCGACCACGACAGCCCTGTCGCGGTGGGCCGGCCGGCCGAGGACTTCGAGTTCAACAACAACGACCCGATCCTGAACCCGAGCACGACCGGCACGAACGTGCTCCGCTACCCGACCGGCGACACGTTCTGGGCAAACGGCTACACCGTGGGCGCGGACGCGTTGCGCGGGACGGCGGCGTTGGTCGACGAGCCGACCGGCGACGGCCGGGCGGTGCTGTTCGCGTTCAACCCGCTGTTCCGGGCGTACAACGAGATCGGCCTGCACCTGGTGGCCAACGCGCTGCTCGCACCGACGGGCGCCGGAGCGGCGGGCCGCAGCGCCGGCCCGACCCCGGCGGCCGTGGACCCGGCGCGCGCGGCGGCCGCCGCCGTGGCGGTCCCGGAGAACCTCGGCGGTGAGTGGCGACCCATCACCATCGAGGTGGCCGGGGCCGACCTGGCCCGCGCCCGGACGGTCGTCGAGCGGTTCACCGGCACGGCCCGGACGTCCACGGCGGGCGACTCGGCCTACCTGGTGATCCCGAACCCGGCGGGTCTGCTGGCCGACGAGCACCCGTTCCTCGGCAACCTGGTCCGCGCCCTCCGCAACGCCCACATCCCCCTCCACTCCGTAGTGGCCTAA
- the zwf gene encoding glucose-6-phosphate dehydrogenase — MDLRSDAVVLFGATGDLAAKKIYPALYELTRRGRLDLPVIGVARSPWDDEQLVTAARKSALETHGRVDDEVFDRLAGNLTMVSGDYADPDTYRRLAERLAGAERPLFYLAIPPAVFGAVVDGLAASGLAARGRVVVEKPFGRDLPSSHELNGSLRAAFAPERIFRIDHYLGKEAVEGLRVFRFANRLFEPLWNAEHIANVQVTLAEGFGTEGRAGFYDRMGATRDVLQNHMLQVVALLAMEPPAEAGDDAFREEEVRVLRRVVPLSPESTVRGQYAGYRHEPGVAPDSNTETFVATRLRVDSPRWDGVPFYLRTGKLMPGTATEVVVEFKAPRQNLVPTADGTPTPPNLLRFRLGRGDGITLSIQAKDPGAEVASRPVELPVDFGAALGPRREAYERLLDDALDGRHLRFAREEAIEQEWRIVEPVLDLAEPVLSYAKGSWGPAEADTLAGGGWHAPTLG, encoded by the coding sequence ATGGACCTGCGCTCAGACGCCGTCGTGCTCTTCGGGGCGACCGGAGATCTCGCGGCGAAGAAGATCTACCCCGCGCTGTACGAACTCACCCGGCGCGGCCGACTCGACCTGCCCGTGATCGGGGTGGCCCGCTCCCCCTGGGACGACGAGCAGCTGGTCACGGCGGCGCGCAAGTCGGCGCTGGAGACGCACGGCCGGGTCGACGACGAGGTCTTCGACCGGCTCGCCGGCAACCTCACCATGGTCTCCGGCGACTACGCCGACCCGGACACCTACCGGCGGCTGGCCGAGCGGCTGGCCGGCGCGGAGCGTCCGCTGTTCTACCTGGCCATCCCGCCGGCCGTCTTCGGCGCGGTCGTGGACGGCCTCGCCGCATCCGGGCTGGCCGCTCGTGGCCGCGTGGTGGTCGAGAAGCCGTTCGGCCGCGACCTGCCCTCGTCCCACGAGCTGAACGGGTCGCTGCGGGCCGCCTTCGCCCCGGAGCGGATCTTCCGGATCGACCACTACCTGGGCAAGGAGGCGGTCGAGGGCCTGCGCGTCTTCCGGTTCGCCAACCGGCTGTTCGAGCCGCTCTGGAACGCCGAGCACATCGCCAACGTCCAGGTGACCCTCGCCGAGGGCTTCGGCACCGAGGGCCGCGCCGGGTTCTACGACCGGATGGGCGCGACCCGCGACGTGTTGCAGAACCACATGCTCCAGGTGGTCGCCCTGCTCGCGATGGAGCCGCCGGCCGAGGCCGGTGACGACGCCTTCCGCGAGGAGGAGGTACGGGTGCTGCGCCGGGTCGTCCCGCTGTCGCCGGAGTCCACGGTCCGCGGCCAGTACGCCGGTTACCGCCACGAGCCGGGGGTGGCCCCGGACTCCAACACCGAGACGTTCGTGGCGACCCGCCTGCGCGTCGACTCGCCCCGCTGGGACGGCGTGCCGTTCTACCTGCGAACCGGCAAGCTGATGCCCGGCACGGCCACCGAGGTCGTGGTGGAGTTCAAGGCGCCGCGGCAGAACCTCGTGCCGACCGCCGACGGCACACCCACTCCGCCGAACCTGCTGCGTTTCCGGCTCGGCCGGGGTGACGGCATCACCCTCTCGATCCAGGCGAAGGACCCGGGCGCCGAGGTGGCGAGCCGGCCGGTGGAGCTGCCGGTGGACTTCGGGGCCGCGCTCGGCCCGCGCCGCGAGGCGTACGAGCGGCTGCTCGACGACGCCCTGGACGGTCGGCACCTCCGCTTCGCCCGGGAGGAGGCGATCGAGCAGGAGTGGCGGATCGTGGAGCCGGTCCTGGACCTGGCGGAGCCGGTGCTGTCGTACGCGAAGGGCAGCTGGGGCCCGGCCGAGGCGGACACCCTCGCCGGCGGCGGGTGGCACGCCCCCACCCTGGGCTGA
- a CDS encoding TetR/AcrR family transcriptional regulator, protein MTPVDTAPAGGAPPAAPRLTAAGRRTRDRIVRTAADLMFRKGVAGTSIPDVQQAASVSASQIYHYFGDKSELVRAVIRHQLERTLDGQRPLLERLDSIEALRAWCAAAVEVQEQRGCTGGCAVGSLASELAESCEAMRGDLVAAFDRWEAPIRDGLRRMRQNGTLTAEADVDRLATAMLAAIQGGLLLTQVRRSTEPFRAATDAAIGYIETFTA, encoded by the coding sequence ATGACGCCGGTCGACACCGCCCCCGCCGGCGGCGCGCCCCCGGCCGCGCCGCGGCTCACGGCCGCCGGTCGTCGCACCCGTGACCGGATCGTGCGCACGGCCGCGGACCTGATGTTCCGCAAGGGCGTGGCCGGCACCAGCATCCCCGACGTCCAGCAGGCGGCGAGCGTCAGCGCCTCGCAGATCTACCACTACTTCGGGGACAAGAGCGAACTGGTCCGCGCCGTCATCCGCCACCAGTTGGAACGGACCCTCGACGGCCAACGGCCACTGCTCGAGCGGCTGGACAGCATCGAGGCGCTGCGGGCGTGGTGCGCCGCGGCGGTCGAGGTGCAGGAGCAGCGTGGCTGCACGGGCGGCTGCGCGGTCGGCTCGCTCGCCAGCGAGCTGGCCGAGTCCTGCGAGGCGATGCGCGGCGACCTGGTGGCGGCGTTCGACCGGTGGGAGGCGCCGATCCGGGACGGGCTGCGACGGATGCGGCAGAACGGCACGCTCACCGCGGAGGCCGACGTCGACCGGCTGGCCACGGCGATGCTCGCGGCCATCCAGGGCGGTCTCCTCCTCACCCAGGTGCGCCGCTCCACCGAGCCGTTCCGCGCCGCGACCGACGCGGCCATCGGCTACATCGAGACGTTCACCGCCTGA
- a CDS encoding M64 family metallopeptidase yields the protein MKFGAGLCAVAMVAAGLVAAPRAAVAAEVGSATVVPIQVTGDPAKRFNLVVLGDGYTEADLPTFRSHVDKHLNTLWTIEPFKSYRSYFNVYAVEIVSAESGVDCDPGLSEPRRDTVLGMGFWGGCNPASVQRLLTVNGAAATRYANLATGTNAGNRQLIALANSNTYGGAGGTNATASGGNALSALISPHELGHSLGGLQDEYDYYARAVPGDTYTGDEPSSVHHTVLTEQQMRDTQAKWWRWLGEPSESGGTIGRYEGGLYLQKGVWRPSQHSMMKSLGFYFDQVARERMTERIAAKVAILSGGTPADAPIGADRIVTVETLHPVSHELSVTWSVDGGAPAGTGNARSLDLRTLRLTPGRHTVTATVTDPTPFVRDPAVRESPALTQRRTWTVDTALTTAPAGGPLAVTASTPTDRPVGARDAVYVQTTHPTDRVPTVSWTVDGRPVTNPGHDGVLELAPLGLSGGGHQLTATVTDPVTSESVTRAWTVDAALPQVDYEVSAPLLTTSKPGRPTEYVYNGPFTMALTGSDNSTGQVTAEFRLDGDGWHNYYGWPTDAREPFRFTATGTDVDGLVYGNLGSGGLSVSPFAPRSPGYGRHTVDYRGIDAVGNIGAARTFVATLIPAPPACTTVVTGRHAGALVVDSGVTCLREATVSGAVVVRPGASLVAERSTISGALAATGATAVELLNTSVRGAVTVTATSDHVTVVGTRVAGPLVVSGNVGTTAPIVAGTQASALVCAGNSPAPVDLGAPNTGSATGQCRAG from the coding sequence GTGAAGTTCGGAGCTGGTCTGTGTGCGGTGGCGATGGTCGCGGCGGGTCTGGTCGCCGCGCCGCGGGCCGCCGTCGCCGCCGAGGTGGGCAGCGCCACGGTGGTGCCCATTCAGGTCACCGGGGATCCGGCGAAGCGGTTCAACCTGGTGGTGCTGGGTGACGGCTACACCGAGGCCGACCTGCCGACGTTCCGGTCACACGTGGACAAGCACCTCAACACCCTCTGGACGATCGAGCCGTTCAAGTCGTACCGCAGCTACTTCAACGTCTACGCCGTGGAAATCGTCTCAGCGGAGTCGGGGGTGGACTGCGACCCCGGCCTGTCCGAGCCACGACGCGACACGGTGCTCGGCATGGGCTTCTGGGGCGGCTGCAACCCGGCCAGCGTGCAACGCCTGCTCACGGTCAACGGCGCCGCGGCGACCCGGTACGCCAACCTGGCCACCGGCACCAACGCGGGCAACCGCCAACTGATCGCGCTGGCCAACAGCAACACCTACGGTGGCGCCGGCGGCACCAACGCGACGGCCTCCGGCGGCAACGCGCTCTCCGCGCTGATCAGCCCCCACGAGCTGGGGCACTCCCTCGGCGGCCTCCAGGACGAGTACGACTACTACGCGCGCGCCGTGCCGGGCGACACCTACACCGGGGACGAGCCGTCGTCGGTGCACCACACGGTGCTCACCGAGCAGCAGATGCGCGACACGCAGGCCAAGTGGTGGCGCTGGCTGGGTGAGCCGAGTGAGTCCGGCGGCACGATCGGCCGCTACGAGGGCGGGTTGTACCTGCAGAAGGGTGTGTGGCGGCCCAGCCAGCACTCGATGATGAAGTCCCTGGGCTTCTACTTCGACCAGGTGGCGCGCGAGCGGATGACCGAACGGATCGCCGCCAAGGTGGCCATCCTCTCCGGTGGCACGCCGGCGGACGCGCCGATCGGCGCCGACCGGATCGTCACGGTGGAGACCCTGCACCCGGTGAGCCACGAGCTGAGCGTCACCTGGTCCGTCGACGGCGGTGCGCCGGCCGGCACCGGCAACGCCCGCAGCCTCGACCTGCGTACGCTGCGGCTCACCCCCGGGCGGCACACCGTCACCGCCACCGTGACCGACCCGACGCCGTTCGTCCGCGACCCGGCCGTACGCGAGTCCCCCGCGCTCACCCAGCGCCGGACCTGGACCGTCGACACGGCCCTCACCACGGCGCCGGCCGGCGGGCCCCTGGCCGTCACCGCGTCCACCCCGACGGACCGGCCGGTGGGTGCGCGGGACGCGGTCTACGTCCAGACCACCCACCCGACCGATCGGGTGCCGACCGTGAGCTGGACCGTCGACGGCCGCCCGGTCACCAACCCGGGCCACGACGGTGTCCTGGAGTTGGCCCCCCTCGGCCTCAGCGGCGGCGGTCACCAGCTCACCGCCACGGTGACCGACCCGGTGACCAGCGAGTCGGTGACCCGGGCCTGGACCGTCGACGCGGCGCTCCCCCAGGTCGACTACGAGGTCTCCGCCCCGCTGCTGACGACGTCGAAGCCCGGCCGACCCACCGAGTACGTCTACAACGGCCCGTTCACGATGGCGCTGACCGGCTCGGACAACAGCACGGGGCAGGTCACCGCGGAGTTCCGGCTCGACGGCGACGGCTGGCACAACTACTACGGGTGGCCCACCGACGCGCGGGAGCCGTTCCGGTTCACCGCCACCGGCACCGACGTCGACGGCCTGGTCTACGGCAACCTCGGCTCGGGTGGCCTGTCCGTGTCGCCGTTCGCCCCGCGGTCCCCCGGCTACGGCCGGCACACCGTCGACTACCGGGGCATCGACGCGGTCGGCAACATCGGCGCGGCGCGTACGTTCGTCGCCACGCTGATCCCCGCGCCGCCCGCCTGCACCACCGTCGTCACCGGCCGGCACGCGGGCGCGCTGGTGGTGGACTCCGGCGTCACCTGCCTGCGCGAGGCGACCGTGTCCGGCGCGGTGGTCGTCCGGCCCGGCGCCTCCCTCGTGGCGGAGCGGTCCACCATCTCCGGCGCCCTGGCGGCGACCGGCGCGACCGCCGTCGAGCTGCTGAACACCAGCGTGCGGGGTGCGGTGACGGTGACCGCCACCAGCGACCACGTGACGGTGGTCGGGACGCGGGTGGCCGGCCCGCTGGTCGTGTCCGGCAACGTCGGGACGACCGCGCCGATCGTCGCGGGCACCCAGGCCAGCGCGCTGGTCTGTGCCGGCAACAGCCCGGCCCCGGTCGACCTGGGCGCGCCGAACACCGGCTCGGCCACGGGACAGTGCCGGGCCGGCTGA